The DNA window GGGCAGGGCGCGGCAGGTCGTCGTGGTGGCCGACAGCTCGAAGCTGGGCGGGCAGGCGTTCGCGCAGATCTGCCCCACGTCCCAAGTGGACATGCTGATCACGGACACCGAAGCCGATTCCGCCATGGTCACCGCGTTCGAAACCGAAGGCGTGAAGGTGCTGACCGCCTAGAACAGGCTCAGCAGGCGGGTTACTTCGTCGCGAACGCGATTCCGCCCGGCGCCGAGGTACTTCCTCGGGTCGACGGCGGTGGGGTTCTCGTCGAGGAACGCCCGCACCCCCGCGGTGAACTCCTTGTTGAGCTGCGTCGCGATGTTGATCTTCGCCATGCCCGCGCGCACGGCTTCGACGAGATCGGCGTCCGCGACACCGGAGGAACCGTGCAGCACCAAGGGAACCGGCACAGCGGCGTGCAGCGCGGCGATCAGCTCGAAGTCCAGCGACGCGTCCCTGGTGAGCATCGCGTGCGAGGTGCCGACAGCTACCGCGAGCGCGTCCACCCCGGTCGCGGCGACGAATTCGACGGCCTCATCGGGATCCGTGCGCGCGCCGGGGGCGTGCACGCCGTCCTTGCCGCCGACCTCGCCCAGCTCCGCTTCGACCCAGACCCCGTTCACATGGCACAACTCGGCGATTTCCCTTGTCGCCGCGACGTTGTCGGCGTAG is part of the Amycolatopsis sp. CA-230715 genome and encodes:
- a CDS encoding class II fructose-bisphosphate aldolase; translated protein: MPLVPTTDILAARRGSGALNAIGVEHVTAIIEGAEAAGAPVILQLSQNAVRYHGALAPIGSAALAAARAAKVDVAVHLDHAESPELVREAVALGFSSVMFDASKLDYADNVAATREIAELCHVNGVWVEAELGEVGGKDGVHAPGARTDPDEAVEFVAATGVDALAVAVGTSHAMLTRDASLDFELIAALHAAVPVPLVLHGSSGVADADLVEAVRAGMAKINIATQLNKEFTAGVRAFLDENPTAVDPRKYLGAGRNRVRDEVTRLLSLF